In the Struthio camelus isolate bStrCam1 chromosome 16, bStrCam1.hap1, whole genome shotgun sequence genome, ACTGTGCAGCCTGCTGCATTACCGGCTCCGGGACATCAGGGACCTGGGTGCCCTCCCACCCCACCgaggctgctgcagccacaaGCCCGGCCCATTCCTGCCCAGTTTCCCAGACGAGCCTCCCTGTGCTTTTCAGGCCAGTGGCGTTTATtgcccgcgggcggcgggagcgggcggcaggTGCGGGACCAGCCCCACCAGCCGCTCGCTGGCCTCCCAGAGCGCCCGCGCCAGGCCGTCGTCGCGGCCCGGCGGCCACGGCTCCTGCGGGCGGCAGTCGGCAAAGTAGCGCCCGCTGAAGCGCTCCAGGCCCTCCTGCGTGGCGCAGTGCAGCGGGGTCTCGGCGCCCTCGGCGGCGGTGCGGAAGAAGAGCCAGGCGAGCGGCACGAAGAGCGGCTTCAGCCAGCGCGGCAGGTGCCGGAAGAGCTCCGTGTTGACGAAGCCTGGGGCGGGCGCAGCGGCCGGTCGCAGCCCGCTCCCCACGGGGAAGGGCCCGCGCAGGAGCTGCTCGCTCGGCAAGGAAAGCCGCTtccgcggggcggccggaggcaggggcgcagccgggccgggcacctCGACCCGGGGCTGCGGCATGGCAGGagggcggcgctgcgggggcaCGGCGCGCACGCAGCCGCTGCGCGACCAGCTCGGCTGGTGCCTTCCCTCGTGAGCGCTGGGCGCTGGGCTGGCCTTGCAGCAGCGCTGGCACCACGCGGCTCTGCTGGCCGTGCTGCCCCATGCAAAGCGGTGCACCGTGCAAAGCGGCGCACCGTGCAAAGGGGTGCTCAGTGCAAAGAGAGGCACCGTGCAAAGGGATATGCTGTGCAAAGCGACACGCTGCGCAAAAGGATGCACTGTGCAAAAGTGCACCATCATGCAAATGGATGCACCTTGCAAAAGGATGCACCGTGCAAAGGATGCCCAGCCCGCCTGTCCCCTCCCGACGTGCCCAAATCTGGAGCCGGGAAGAGCAGCGTGGGGCCGTACCTGGGTGCACGGCGTAGCACGTGACATCGGTGCCCTGCAGGCGCGTGGCCAGCTCCCGGGCGTGCAGCACGTTGGCCAGCTTGCTGTCGCAATAAGCCTGGAAGGTCTGCAGCGCCCCGCGCACCGGCCTGCCCAGGGCGGCGGGGTCGAGGCGCCCCGAGCAGTGGGCGCGGGACGCCACGATGACCACGCGGCTGGGCGCGCTGCGCTGCAGccgctccagcagcagctgcgtCAGCAGGAAGTGGCCCAGGTGGTTCACCTGGAAGGTCAGGCCGTAGCCGTCCTCCGTCCGGCCCCCGGCGCTCACCCCTGCGCGCACCACGCAGCGGCTCGCCCGGGGGGGCCAAGGCGGCTCCGCGCGGGGCCGGCACGGCCAGGCTGTCGCTGCCCGCAGCGCGCGCCCCCAGGGTGCTCACCCGCGTTGTTGATGAGCAGGTGGAGATGAGGCTCCTCACGCAGGAAGGCGCTGGCGAAGGCCCGCACCGAGCGCAGGCTGGCCAAGTCCAGGTGCATGAACCGCACCTCTGCATTCCCCGTCTCCTGCGGACACAGCGCAgggcctggggcagggctgggggggggacgaTCCAGCCCGGGGCGGGGGTGCACTGTGCTGGGAGTGTGTTGTGCTAGGGGTGCACCATGCTGGGGGTACAATGTGCTGGGGTGCGCTGTGCTAAGGGGTGCAGCGTGCTGGGGCTGCACCATGCTAAGGGCTGcacggtgctgggggggggcactgtgctggggcagcacCATGCGGGGGGGGCAGCGTGCTGGGGGGGTGCAGCGTGCTAAGGGGTGCGCAGTGCTGGAGATGCACCATGCAGGGGGGCACCgtgctggggctgcactgtgctgggggggcagcgtgcaAAGGGgtgcactgtgctggggcagcacCATGCGGGGGGGGGCCAAGCCGTGCTGGGGGGTGCACCATGCTGGGGGTGCACCATTCTGGGGCAGCACCATGCAGGGGGGCACCGTGCTGGGGGGGCAGCTTGCTGGGGGGCGCAGCGTGCTGGAGCTGCACCgtgctggggctgcactgtgctggggggggcaggttGCTGGGGGGTGCACCgtgctggggctgcactgtgctggggggggcaggttGCTGGGGGGTGCACCgtgctggggctgcactgtgctgggggggggcaggttgCTGGGGGGTGCACCgtgctggggctgcactgtgctgggggggggcaggttgCTGGGGGGTGCACCgtgctggggctgcactgtgctggggggggcaggttGCTGGGGGGTGCACCgtgctggggctgcactgtgctgggggggggcaggttgCTGGGGGGTGCACCgtgctggggctgcactgtgctgggggggggcaggttgCTGGGGGGTGCACCgtgctggggctgcactgtgctggggggggcaggttGCTGGGGGGTGCACCgtgctggggctgcactgtgctggggggggcaggttGCTGGGGGGTGCACCgtgctggggctgcactgtgctgggggggggcaggttgCTGGGGGGTGCACCgtgctggggctgcactgtgctggggggggcaggttGCTGGGGGGTGCACCgtgctggggctgcactgtgctgggggggcagcgtgCTAAAGGGTGCACTGTGCTGGCGGGGGGACGACAAACCGCGGTGCCCCTGCAGGgttgccgcccccccccccccaggaagcagggtgcccggggggggggggccagcggCGCTCACCGTGCGgatgcggcgggcggcggcctcCCCCCGCGGGGCGCTGCGAGCCGCCAGGATGACGCGGGCGCCGCACCGGGCCAGCTCCAGCGCCGTGGCCGCGCCGATGCCGCCGCTTCCCCctgcggagcggagccgggagcgggtgaggccgggccgagccgagccgggccgggccgggccgggccgggccgggccccgcgctcACCGGTGACGATGGCGGTGCGGccgcggagcggcgggcgggcgcggggcggcgcggggcggcgcagcCCGCGGGACACCAGCGCGtagagccccagcagcagcgcggcGCCCAGCAGCAGCGCCGAGCACAtctcgccgcccggcccggcccggcccggcccgctgcggcctcagcggctccccccccccggcagcgccgcccgccccggtgcCGCCAAGGCAGAAGGGGGAGCGCCGAGGGCGCCaggggccgggctgctgcgtttCGCAAGAGGAGCTGGCGAGTTTATTAAGGCAGACGTCATGCCGGGGGGAGAGCTCGCAAAGCCTTCCGCCTGCCTGCGAAAGGGGTTAGTGTTTCCAGGTCGGACCACAGCGCAGCAAACGGTAAATATGCGGCGGTGAGAGCCACGGGTCAAGGGGAGAGGTGCAGTCTCCTGCTAGCTAGGAGCCCTgagccatcccccccccccaaaaaaaaacaacagaggggGGCACCCCAAGGGGCGATGCCCTGCCCTCACCCCCTTGCACACCAGGAAGCTTcgttcccgctccctccctgcagctctAGCCCCCTGCCACATCCTCAGGCTGCCTCCAGGCACAGCCTGAGCCTAAAAGCCCCTTCCCACAGCTGCCGGGATCCTCCTTTGCGGTCAGATGCTCTCCAGCAGATCCGTGGTTGTGGTCACAGAGTTAAGACAgacaagcagaaaacagaatgtgaagtatttttttttccttttttttatatacagaatACAGGAAAGTTTCTGTAAAGTCTAAAACGTTACAATTACTATGTACAGTGGAACTAGCTGTTCTGCTGCGGGGAGGTGGCATATAAACAAAAGAGACAGACAGGTTACGACAAACGATCTGCTACAATAGACAATTTGAGGAACGTCATACCACATGTAGCACTGTACACAGCTTTAAAACATTGAAAATGCCATCACTGATGTATTTACACAGAATCCAACACTTTtccttatttgaaataaaaataggatGGACACCAGGAAAAGAACTCATTTCTCACTGCCCATAATACACAGTAGCTACTTGTAGTGCAACCATAGCAGGGAGGGATGGGAAAAAATAACTGTGGGAAGAAGAGCGTTTCTTTACATTAAATAAAACAATGATATTGTATAGATTTGCTGTATGAAAActgtatttctcttttaatataaAACTATTGTCACTGGCACAAAATAGAACAAGTTTCTGATTATTTTACAACTGCATGGGAACTATCTGTCAGAGAGAGTCCTCGAGTCAGACAGCGGTCACCCCTTGCTCTGACGCGTCCTGCTCtcactgcagttttccttttaaaatgaaatgtatagTACAAATATATGTGCAAATGCCCCTAAAActtgagcaaaaaagaaaattaaaaaaagttaaacgTTCTTCATTTCATGCAAACGGCGTGTGAACAGTCTCTGGGCCGACATAGAAAATCCCACCTTGGTTTGTACATTTTTGCATTGCAAGAGTCTGAGGGCGTTTCCTTACTCCAAAGCTCTCTTCCTAAAACTCCTAGGGAACAGAGTTGGACCGCAGCACGGGCACCTGGTGGGGTTTCAGAGAAAGCTTCTCCTCCAAGTCCATGTCTTGTACTAAGGCAGTGTCCCCCTTGGGCTGTTTGGTCGCAAATTCAGTAATGCTGAAAACAAACTGCAGGCAGCCCAATTTGATATAACTGCCATGGTGGAGCAGGGCTGTCCCCTCccagccagccccgctgccccctaTTAAGCTAGAGCTGCTGGCTTTGCAGTTGCAGGGTTTCCGATGCTGCCCTTGTGCCTGGGAATTCATCACAGCtgcttcttcatgcggctcctcttcttgttttctgcttctgtgtcgttctggaaaagaaaaaacaaacacgtcAGATTCAGGCAGGCCAGAGTCAGACCAGAGGGTGGCAGCTTGTTTTAATCGACGGGCTACTGTTGAAGTGGCCCAAGAATAACATCCTCTAGCCACGAGGTATTTCAGTCATCTGCAGCTAGCAGCCGATACAAGAGAAAGAGGAGTCACCCCACAGCCGCAGAGAGGTAGAGAACAAATATTTACACACCTATTCTGGCAGCcaaaaaagaggaagatgatCAGGTGGAGAACTAAAGTCATGTGGGTCATGGGATGCCCCGTAGCACAGCCCAGATCACTTACTCAGCATCTGGGAGGGCACGACATGTGCGCAAGCAAGCCACAGAAAACCCTTCAGTCCAATTCGAAagcctgctgcctgccag is a window encoding:
- the DHRS13 gene encoding dehydrogenase/reductase SDR family member 13, whose translation is MCSALLLGAALLLGLYALVSRGLRRPAPPRARPPLRGRTAIVTGGSGGIGAATALELARCGARVILAARSAPRGEAAARRIRTETGNAEVRFMHLDLASLRSVRAFASAFLREEPHLHLLINNAGVSAGGRTEDGYGLTFQVNHLGHFLLTQLLLERLQRSAPSRVVIVASRAHCSGRLDPAALGRPVRGALQTFQAYCDSKLANVLHARELATRLQGTDVTCYAVHPGFVNTELFRHLPRWLKPLFVPLAWLFFRTAAEGAETPLHCATQEGLERFSGRYFADCRPQEPWPPGRDDGLARALWEASERLVGLVPHLPPAPAARGQ